Within Spinacia oleracea cultivar Varoflay chromosome 4, BTI_SOV_V1, whole genome shotgun sequence, the genomic segment TTACTGGAAAGAAGTGAAGACATATACAGGATGAAAGGTCTTTTGTCTGTTGATGGTATGGATGAAAGATTTGTATTTCAGGTATGAAACCCTTCCACACTGTCTTTTGAAAGGCTACATGCCTACATCTGTCAATAACACTGCTCATGGCAAAGTAATCCCTGTTCTTTTGTCAAAAGGCTTACCTATactaatttattattaaaaaattgaGAATGGATACAAAATTTTGCAACAATGATCACATATTAACTTGTTTGAATAGATTCTGTCCGCTACTATTACAGAGAAATTGGTTGTGAGATAAGATGTAGCAGTAGAAAGAAGCTCTTGCCAAGAAGGCCAAATTGGTTAAGCTTTTCAGAGAATCCTCCTTGACCTCTCTGAAACATCTGGATCCTGGGGCGTACCTACAAAATGCCTTTTTAGTGTTCACCCCTATCTGAACGTTGTTAAGCTCGGCccattcttaattttttttccccaatttACGTCTTAAAAGAATCACGTGTTTTTCCCTCGAGTCCTTATGCATCCGTATGGACCCTAGTATGTAACAGTTCTATATTGCTCCTGCAACACCCCAAGTGTAGCTTCCCACAATAATTGATTTGTTATCAATATGgttctttttttctttattgGTCCTCCCCTTTGTCGTTCACCGCTGCTTTTATCTTTATTCAGGCTCTTAGACGGTTAGACCAtcccatttttttttatatttattctcTCAAGTTTCTAGCCTTTAGGATTTTCAGCAGGATTATTACTCTGTCAATATTGATATTGAGCACTATTTTTACCAATTAAAAGATCTGCATGAACTGGAGGTTTAGTTTCTATTTTCACCTTTCTGTTGTAGCATATGCTTGTTTTTCAAGTGTCAAAAGAACTGTGTAAATTTATGACATTTTGGCATTATTACCAGATCATTAAAAACTTTTTGCGAGTAATTCTACGGCGTGAGGCAGTTGCTTTAAAATAACACTAGAATCAAGTTTTGACAGAATCTTCTTTGATTTCTCTCCTTCCCAATCTGATATAGAGTCACTCCCTCTCTGGGGAGAAACGGGCTTGCACCGTTTTCCAGTATGGGAGTTGGCATTATAGTTCAATTGAGATTGTGCAATCTTGAAAACCATGCAAGTAAAAAATTCTGTTAAATCCAAGTAAGCAAACACAATTATTCATAAAAATTGTTGATCATGATTTAAATGGAGTAGCTGCAGCGTTTATACGAAATGTGAACAATGTAACGCCGTAATGGCTGATTTTGTTGATGTGGAATACATTACAAAGTTCTTATAAATTTGAATTTCCGTTTGCTCTAATCGTTGAGAGTTATTGCAAATGATTCGTTCAAGTTATGCATTTTATTAATGGCTATGATGTCAATTCCACCTTCAGTTATACGATGTTATCTTCTCATTTTGCTGTTTTCTATGAGAACCCTGTGATCAATTCCTTCCTTTGTGCAGGGAGTTCATGATATATTCCAAGGTTCACCAGACCGACCATGGGGACCCGATGAGTCGAGAATCAACAAAATTGTATTCATTGGAAAGAACTTGGATAGCCAGGAACTTGAAGAGGGATTTAAAGCTTGTTTATTATGATGTACTATAGTTTAGAAAATACATAAAACTATACAGAGGTTCATTAGATTGTCATTGGATTACTGGAACAATATATCTGTGACATTAAATCGTCATTGGATTACTGTAACATTATGATTGTGATCCCAGGAAAATAATTACTTTGATTAATGACATTTTTGATGTTTCAATAAGAGTACATGCCATTTTTCATAAGCTTATTTATCTTTACTATTTTGCTGATAAATTTTCTAGATTTTTTTTTGGCTGGGACTTGTCTTTGTAGGTTATGCTGGTAATCTACATTGATCTGAAACTTAAGTCCATATTTTAAAAAAGGAATAGACGATACTTTATTGGACTTATTTAATTCGAACTTAATCATGAGTGTAAATGAACCTGTTTGCAAACAACATATGAACAAGTTCGATACAAGTCTAGATACCCTAGTTTAAATACACTCAACTGCTTAGAGCCATGTTCAAGTTATGTAATGAAGTACAACTAAATTTAAACGTGATATGCTATACAAGCATTATATATTATACAAGTATTATATGTTATCTTTTACAAACAAAATATAGTAAATGGTAATGAATTAAACAAATTATTCTAATAAAAGTAGGAtctaattatgttttttttttctcgtaAATTTTTATGTAAGGTTTCGGAGTGCCCTCCAGACCTAAAAACGAGTAGTTGATAATAAAATTACCACTTATCAGTTGAAGCTCTGTGCAAAAAGAGCGTGAACACTTCTATGGAAAGGAACACGTTACACGTATGCAAAAAGTTGTTAGAATGAATatcaataatatttttaaaatataccaattgcctgttggttcaatggtgattgaggctgaacttggtagggaggaccccATGTTCGattccccgcaacaacaattgggtgGGGACTGGAAACTATCTACCCAAAACTCGCGAATCCGAATTAATCATAAGGTTGAATTTTGCGATAAcgcaaagaaaataaaaatatttttaaaatatcaaaataAAGATGAAACCAAAAGATAAAGATGTAAATATGTAATTAAGGAAACATGGAGATTGGCCAATTACTGTAGTTTTAGTTGACCCGGCCCAGATAAtgttaaaaccctaaaacctcTCATTTTCCCTGAATCTTAAATCTTCCTTAGTCTCACTTTCTTTCCCTTTGACCACTCGCACTCTTTCTGTCTCCTacattctctctcctaaacTCCACTTCAATGGAAACACAGTTGCTTAGCATTAGCTCTGCTTCAATGGAGGCTTCTATCTCCTCTTTACTGGAATCTCTCAAGGTTGAGCTTGTTCTTGCTTCTCTTCAATCTCTTGCCTTTATCCAGAGATTTCTTCTCCTTTCTTTGGTAATTTTCTCTAcccttttcaattttttctCTCATAATTTCTAGAATTTGGGTTTTTTGTATTGAAGTAAATTTGTTACGGGTTACTGTTTTTGGTAATAATTGCAAGAGGGTTCCCTTTAATTTTCAGAAATGGGTTCTATTTTGGGGGTTTAATGGATTTTTGTTGATTGAGGACATTGTGGGAATGGTTTCAATTATAGAAAATTTTGATATTCTGCATGTTTTTTACACTTAGTAATTGACTTTCGGGTTGAAAATGTTGATGCTTTGTTTAGTTATGAATATAATTATCAGTTGTTTGACCTTTATTTTGTTCCTgggtattttaatttttaagtaAGCAATTGCAATCAGGTTTTTGTAAATTCTGAATTGAGGTCTGTTTTTGGGTTCCATGGATTTTTGTTAAATAATGGCATTGTGGAATTGGTTTCAATTTTACTTAATTATGATTTGTTAAGCATGAAAATGGATTTTGTTAAGCTATCTTGATTGATGTTCCTCCAAATGGGTTTGTTGTATTATTACCAAATTTCCAGTCCTAAGTTGGAAATGATGGTGTTTTCTGGTCATATTGCCATTTGGCCCGTGATTTTAGGCTTACAGACATTTAAACAGTTTAATTACATCCATTGGTAAAGATGAGATGTTGGTGAATATACTGGATGGTGTGATTTGGCAATGCACACCTGGTGGCGCCCTTTAATGGACTTTCTGGTGTATCGGGATCGACTTTTTCTATGTGTTCAGTCTACATAACACAAATGACTGTTTGAAAGAGTGAGGGAGTAAGCCTTTTGTGGACTTGTAGTTACTCGAACATTCTGGAAGATTGACTTGTTATTTGCTTAAGGGGCATTGATAGGGTACAATTAGAAGAATAAAAGTTGTGAGAACTGAGAATAGGGAAAAAGCGAGAATGTAAAAAGAAGGGGTGTTGGAAGTTTGGAACTTGGATTGAGTGTAAGGGGGGAGGCTTGATTTCTGCCATACACTCACTTTCTTTCAGTGCATTTATTCTTTCATATTGACTAAGGAGTAGTGTATTGAGTCCATTTTGACCTTCTTGCTACTTTTTTCATTGTGGGGCGATCTTGATTGACCTTTGTGGTTTAGTTTACTTTCGAGTAGAGAGATCCTTGTCACTTGAGTTGGTGTACAGCTCTAAGAAGCATAAGGTTCGAGCATGTTTCTACCTTGTTGTCCTTATTGGCTTGAATTATTTGTTTTGTTCGAGCTATGCAAGAATGGTGAATTATGTTAGTGTTTCTGTGTTAGGAAAACGAGTTGGGAGATTATTGCATTCCTTTTGTTTTCAGATTTTTCTTTGATTGATTGAGTTAAGAATTGGATTTTGTAAGGTGCTTATGGCTCTAAAGCTTTATAGTATGTATGATAGACTATTTCTACAGAGTATTCTGAGGCTTTTGTCTAGATTATTTATCATGTCTTCAGCGAATCATCATACATATTGTACTCCTTAAGCTTTATTTTGTGAAAGAAAATTCCTTTTTTACACGGAGTACTATATATAGTCCAACCTGCTGTGCTTGTGCTTGTGGTTGCTGGTTCTTTGTTTTAGTTCTGGTGTCTTTGCCTTGATCTGATTAATCCCCCTGTTTTACTTACCTTACCATTACAGACTGCTGAACATCTTGCAGACAATGAGCTTCTCAAGAACAAATGGTATCTCAACTAATATCCGTTTTCTTTCACTTTTCTTGGAAATATTTCTGAAATATTAGCTCACAGTAGTATGATTACTCAAATTGGCAGGATTTCCCTGTCTGAAGTTTACAAAGTAAAGAAAACTGAAGATGAGGCCAAGGATGCGAGTGACTCAGACAACGACGATGAggatgaagatgatgaggatGCTGGCGATGATGATGACGACGATGATGAAGACTTTTCAGGAGAAGAAGATGCAAGTGACGATGAAGGAGATCCAGAGGATGATACGGCGGCCAATGGTGGTGGGGGAAGCGGTGATGACGACGACGATGATGACGAGGACGATGATGACGACGACAAtgatgaagaagaggaagaagaagaagatgatgatgatgatgaaaagCAACAGCCTCCGCAGAAAAAGAAGAAGTGAGATGAGATGACATGGATGGGGATGTTGTATTTTACTCTTCTCTTCTCTCATTCAGGTATTGTGATTGGTTGGGCTTTGGTTTCTATTTAGGATTATGGTAGACTAAGTTAGTTTGTATTGTTTTCATGGTAGTTTAAAGGTTGTTTATGTTAGACGGGGGAGATTATTCGTTGTCCTTTGATGAATGATCAAATTTCTCTTCATTAGGCGTTTTTTAGCGTGTGATATGCTGTTATCTTGATTCCTTTAGTTCTTGATTGTTTTAATCCATGTTATTTTGGTGAATGAACTCTCACCCAGAAATGTTGCTGAAGTGAAGTCCAATGAGTCCAGGGTGATTGCCTGATTGGGTGAACAATTGGACTTCACTACAATTGAAATAAGTTGTTCATAGTGTGAAAATATCAACTTGTGTTTGTGAAATTAGTGTTTGCATTTAGATGGCCTGGGCTACTATAGTTCCCTGTTTAGGCCTTCTTCTCTTCACTTAACCTGAATTTTCTAGTTTATAGTTTGGTTTTGATGTTTCGTTTGAAATCATGAATTGGCAAACATGCCTAAATAaatgtgtcatttaaaaaagaacagaggaagtatatctCTAATACGTTTCAAGTGTATGTGTTTCCAAATCATGGTATGATCTAATCAAAGATCCATATTTCATCAAACTCCATCTTTGTCAATCCCTCAAAGAGTCAAAGCAAACAATGGCACCACCAGAAACCTAATTATCCACTCTCGTTCAAGTGGGTCACTTAGTTGTTTCAACAACCAACATCCCCCTTATAGTTTCAGTCTTCTTCAATTCCAAACCCAGATGAAAACTTTAAGTTTCCTGAAAATAAAGCTATACTGACCGGCTCATGCAACGGCTTACTAAGCTTCTTACTTCTGACCACCCTGCAAATGCGGCATTTCAATCCACCCTGCAACGGCTCATGCAACGGCTTACTATGCTTCTTACTTCTGACCACCCTGCAAATGCGGCATTTCAATCCACCCTGCAACGGCTCATGCAACGGCTTACTATGCTTCTTACTTCTGACCACCCTGCAAATGCGGCATTTCAATCCACCCTGCAACGGCTCATGCAACGGCTTACTATGCTTCTTACTTCTGACCACCCTGCAAATGCGGCATTTCAATCCACCCTGCAACGGCTCATGCAACGGCTTACTATGCTTCTTACTTCTGACCACCCTGCAAATGCGGCATTTCAATCCACCCTGCAACGGCTCATGCAACGGCTTACTATGCTTCTTACTTCTGACCACCCTGCAAATGCGGCATTTCAATCCACCCTGCAACGGCTCATGCAACGGCTTACTAAGCTTCTTACTTCTGACCACCCTGCAAATGCGGCATTTCAATCCACCCTGCAACGGCTCATGCAACGGCTTACTATGCTTCTTACTTCTGACCACCCTGCAAATGCGGCATTTCAATCCACCCTGCAACGGCTCATGCAACGGCTTACTATGCTTCTTACTTCTGACCACCCTGCAAATGCGGTATTTCAATCCACCCTGCAACGGCTCATGCAACGGCTTACTATGCTTCTTACTTCTGACCACCCTGCAAATGCGGCATTTCAATCCACCCTGCAACGGCTCATGCAACGGCTTACTATGCTTCTTACTTCTGACCACCCTGCAAATGCGGCATTTCAATCCACCCTGCAACGGCTCATGCAACGGCTTACTATGCTTCTTACTTCTGACCACCCTGCAAATGCGGCATTTCAATCCACCCTGCAACGGCTCATGCAACGGCTTACTATGCTTCTTACTTCTGACCACCCTGCAAATGCGGCATTTCAATCCACCCTGCAACGGCTCATGCAACGGCTTACTAAGCTTCTTAC encodes:
- the LOC130472148 gene encoding uncharacterized protein; the protein is MPLHEPLQGGLKCRICRVVRSKKHSKPLHEPLQGGLKCRICRVVRSKKHSKPLHEPLQGGLKCRICRVVRSKKLSKPLHEPLQGGLKCRICRVVRSKKLSKPLHEPLQGGLKCRICRVVRSKKHSKPLHEPLQGGLKCRICRVVRSKKHSKPLHEPLQGGLKCRICRVVRSKKHSKPLHEPLQGGLKCRICRVVRSKKHSKPLHEPLQGGLKYRICRVVRSKKHSKPLHEPLQGGLKCRICRVVRSKKHSKPLHEPLQGGLKCRICRVVRSKKLSKPLHEPLQGGLKCRICRVVRSKKHSKPLHEPLQGGLKCRICRVVRSKKHSKPLHEPLQGGLKCRICRVVRSKKHSKPLHEPLQGGLKCRICRVVRSKKHSKPLHEPLQGGLKCRICRVVRSKKHSKPLHEPLQGGLKCRICRVVRSKKLSKPLHEPVSIALFSGNLKFSSGFGIEED
- the LOC110784241 gene encoding uncharacterized protein, which gives rise to METQLLSISSASMEASISSLLESLKVELVLASLQSLAFIQRFLLLSLTAEHLADNELLKNKWISLSEVYKVKKTEDEAKDASDSDNDDEDEDDEDAGDDDDDDDEDFSGEEDASDDEGDPEDDTAANGGGGSGDDDDDDDEDDDDDDNDEEEEEEEDDDDDEKQQPPQKKKK